A region of Necator americanus strain Aroian chromosome I, whole genome shotgun sequence DNA encodes the following proteins:
- a CDS encoding hypothetical protein (NECATOR_CHRI.G3682.T1): MRWNSVFERQDVDELLSPGTEVKVTGYDMLMMIKQSLGTLKEQTHEKYDLTDKDLESVIGETNAVGEWLPLKSDKENKVPAALRLNPDEVDRRDTDLNDYRVYEGHHYRVSAKDEAAFKELRLLKLAGTKRNGKRRNFRSYSDEMVGSEGGMVRGKENKSAYDEKRKLAAQAKKDALWTANDVPELIDLTTCDDPCSAAAINSIGMVLPHVNPSIVVLGETKSGRNINKNKKLAGSNRDFSKSKDSCRIKVASSSKNEVRVDPEIITLD; this comes from the exons ATGAGATGGAACTCTGTCTTTGAGCGACAAGATGTTGATGAATTATTGTCCCCTGGTACAGAGGTGAAAGTGACCGGCTATGATATGTTGATGATGATTAAGCAAAGTCTGGGAACGCTCAAAGAGCAGACACATGAGAAGTACGACTTA ACCGACAAGGATTTGGAAAGCGTCATTGGTGAAACGAATGCTGTTGGGGAATGGTTGCCGTTGAAGAGtgacaaagaaaacaag GTACCGGCTGCTCTGCGTCTGAATCCAGATGAGGTTGATCGACGAGATACAGACTTAAACGATTATCGCGTGTACGAAGGTCATCATTACCGTGTTTCTGCGAAGGATGAAGCTGCATTCAAGGAGCTGCGTCTGTTGAAACTTGCAGGAACAAAACGTAATGGGAAACGTCGCAATTTTAGAAGTTATT CGGACGAGATGGTTGGAAGTGAAGGTGGTATGGTGAGG ggaaaggaaaataaaagcgCATATGACGAGAAGCGGAAATTAGCTGCACAGGCCAAGAAGGATGCTCTTTGGACGGCAAATG ACGTCCCCGAACTGATAGATTTGACCACCTGCGATGATCCTTGTAGTGCGGCCGCTATCAACTCGATAGGAATGGTTCTCCCTCATGTAAATCCTAGTATTGTCGTCTTGGGAGAGACGAAATCTGGTCGAAATATAAACAAGAATAAGAAACTTGCGGGGTCTAACCgtgatttttctaaatctaAGGATTCATGTAGAATAAAGGTTGCATCCTCTTCGAAAAATGAAGTAAGGGTGGATCCGGAAATAATAACACTAGATTAG
- a CDS encoding hypothetical protein (NECATOR_CHRI.G3682.T2), producing MRWNSVFERQDVDELLSPGTEVKVTGYDMLMMIKQSLGTLKEQTHEKYDLTDKDLESVIGETNAVGEWLPLKSDKENKVPAALRLNPDEVDRRDTDLNDYRVYEGHHYRVSAKDEAAFKELRLLKLAGTKRNGKRRNFRSYSDEMVGSEGGMVRGKENKSAYDEKRKLAAQAKKDALWTANGECPKKTSIHQRSSNAIKDILVKSSRTESDGSVVYGKVATAKDIHSDVPELIDLTTCDDPCSAAAINSIGMVLPHVNPSIVVLGETKSGRNINKNKKLAGSNRDFSKSKDSCRIKVASSSKNEVRVDPEIITLD from the exons ATGAGATGGAACTCTGTCTTTGAGCGACAAGATGTTGATGAATTATTGTCCCCTGGTACAGAGGTGAAAGTGACCGGCTATGATATGTTGATGATGATTAAGCAAAGTCTGGGAACGCTCAAAGAGCAGACACATGAGAAGTACGACTTA ACCGACAAGGATTTGGAAAGCGTCATTGGTGAAACGAATGCTGTTGGGGAATGGTTGCCGTTGAAGAGtgacaaagaaaacaag GTACCGGCTGCTCTGCGTCTGAATCCAGATGAGGTTGATCGACGAGATACAGACTTAAACGATTATCGCGTGTACGAAGGTCATCATTACCGTGTTTCTGCGAAGGATGAAGCTGCATTCAAGGAGCTGCGTCTGTTGAAACTTGCAGGAACAAAACGTAATGGGAAACGTCGCAATTTTAGAAGTTATT CGGACGAGATGGTTGGAAGTGAAGGTGGTATGGTGAGG ggaaaggaaaataaaagcgCATATGACGAGAAGCGGAAATTAGCTGCACAGGCCAAGAAGGATGCTCTTTGGACGGCAAATGGTGAGTGCCCAAAAAAGACGTCAATCCATCAAAGGTCATCAAATGCAATCAAAGACATCCTTGTGAAATCATCTCGAACAGAGTCCGATGGATCTGTCGTCTATGGCAAGGTAGCAACCGCAAAAGATATCCATTCAGACGTCCCCGAACTGATAGATTTGACCACCTGCGATGATCCTTGTAGTGCGGCCGCTATCAACTCGATAGGAATGGTTCTCCCTCATGTAAATCCTAGTATTGTCGTCTTGGGAGAGACGAAATCTGGTCGAAATATAAACAAGAATAAGAAACTTGCGGGGTCTAACCgtgatttttctaaatctaAGGATTCATGTAGAATAAAGGTTGCATCCTCTTCGAAAAATGAAGTAAGGGTGGATCCGGAAATAATAACACTAGATTAG